The following are encoded in a window of Nibricoccus aquaticus genomic DNA:
- a CDS encoding chemotaxis protein CheW — MKTPHQLCTFHVAGLFLGLDVLAVQEVLRARELALIPLAPANVEGLLNLRGQIVTAIDLRRRLSFPPRAADESPMIMIVRDEDGCVALLVDRVGDVIEVQDATFEPAPDTLPAAMRSLLTGVHKLPKQLLHVLDAREITAASAHAA; from the coding sequence ATGAAGACTCCTCACCAGCTCTGCACCTTCCACGTCGCCGGCCTCTTTCTCGGCCTCGATGTCCTCGCCGTCCAGGAAGTCCTCCGCGCCCGCGAGCTCGCGCTCATTCCGCTCGCCCCCGCCAACGTCGAGGGCCTCCTCAATCTCCGCGGCCAGATCGTCACCGCCATCGACCTCCGCCGCCGCCTCAGCTTCCCGCCGCGCGCCGCCGACGAGTCGCCCATGATCATGATCGTCCGCGACGAAGACGGTTGCGTCGCTCTCCTCGTCGACCGCGTCGGCGACGTCATCGAGGTCCAGGACGCCACCTTCGAACCCGCGCCCGACACACTTCCCGCCGCCATGCGCTCCTTACTCACGGGCGTTCACAAACTCCCCAAACAACTCCTCCACGTGCTCGACGCCCGCGAGATCACCGCCGCCTCCGCGCACGCCGCCTGA